A genomic window from Maylandia zebra isolate NMK-2024a linkage group LG20, Mzebra_GT3a, whole genome shotgun sequence includes:
- the LOC112435298 gene encoding uncharacterized protein LOC112435298 isoform X2, protein MRMFDKRVEALFRDLLLSPAEPLGKVIDYFYRVEFQHRGSPHIHCLLWVEGAPVFEEDDEQTVVDFINKYITAQLPDPHKQPELYKKVTEVQKHSKNHTKTCFRSLSSGCRFGFPKPPCNETMITRPSEDDALEVETAKNKLRPLNQLLNEPETASMSLEQLLERCKLTHAEYERYLNKMNMRSTIILKRDPKDSWINGYNPHLLEAWNSNIDISFVLDAFGAANYLMKYISKKEGGLSEYLKTVIENSHKDSVNECDEMRAVMQAYSKKREISAQECVARACGLHMKQCSRAVIFIPTDDNPVKMSRPLSVLDNTTPESSNVWMTSLNDKYKARPETPEYEEMCMADFAATCRIVYGQQKKGKDVLPLLNEMGFVQRRKNNKPAIIRFHRCSQEKHPEQYYGRLLKLYLPHRSDHELKTPSLPTYQAFYGAGCVQLPGTDRLEYVQHIVKRNREKYEKNSEEIESAVEEYEQNRGVTDEWCNLAPESDLVRLPLVEQERERDNENEQEDVPDYSRQADASTEVRAIREPPAIDPTLLRQMFQNLNKKQACIFYAVRDWCIKRVCALNPEQFFFYINGGAGTGKSHLIKCIYSEASKILSKVPRYADDVDISKPTVLLTAFTGTAAFNISGTTLHSLLKLPRSLKPPIQGLGNQLDEVRSELLNAEIIVIDEVSMVSRHLFAYVDARLKQIKGTRRPFGGMSVIAVGDFYQLPPVRQSKPLCVHDPSEIDLWQEHFQMITLTEIMRQKDDVVFAEMLNRIRVKGKLDELCEADRDLLLQAITEPAHCPTDALHIFATNKEVDAHNSSTLALLHTHIIDIHADDYRKDPRTGRMALQDRPLKGGKNELPDTLKVAEGARVMLTRNIDIQNGLVNGAFGKLLRVVHSENDQHIIKLGLKMDNETSGKNNRTPADDMVYIERAEENLKQKGVVRRQFPVKLAFACTIHKVQGMTTTSAVVSLKSIFEPGMAYVAVSRVTSLSGLYLLDMEEKKIFTNPEITAALENMRQANLDDMMPLLHVRQTLSRSEVFTIVHHNTEGLPAHINDIKSHHELCLADVLCLTETHLRGSFVAESLHLENYNLFKRNRHLSYTNFPQMANRSGGGVAVYVKSDIQVHEKQYIHNVTDLEFLALKVEAPVSALIAVVYRPPDYTLRPFLKNLLRHSGLNRLHSFCDRASKTPSLKPLMIEGLHICSSTTTVGRNVAAGKHPWRSPSLSD, encoded by the coding sequence atgcgcatgtttgacaagagagttgaagcattattcagagatttactcttatctcccgcagagccacttggcaaagtcattgactacttttacagagttgagtttcagcacagaggaagcccacacatacactgtctcctgtgggtagaaggtgctcctgtgtttgaggaggatgatgagcaaactgttgttgattttataaacaaatacatcacagctcagctgcctgatccacataaacaacccgaactgtacaaaaaagtaacagaagtgcaaaaacacagtaagaaccacacaaagacgtgctttaggagtttaagctccgggtgccgttttggttttcccaaaccaccctgcaatgagacaatgatcacaagacccagtgaggatgatgcactggaagtagaaacggcaaagaacaagctcagaccactgaaccagctgctgaatgaacctgaaactgcttccatgagtttagagcagctcttggaaagatgcaagttgacacatgcagaatatgagagatacctgaataaaatgaacatgaggagtacgatcatactaaagcgtgatccaaaagactcttggataaatggctataatccacatctgcttgaagcctggaacagtaatatcgacataagctttgttttagatgctttcggcgctgcaaattatttaatgaaatatatatcaaaaaaagagggcgggctatctgagtacctgaaaactgtcattgagaactcccataaggacagtgtaaatgagtgcgatgaaatgagagccgtcatgcaggcatattcaaagaagcgagagatcagtgcacaggagtgtgttgctcgtgcatgtggtcttcacatgaagcaatgttcacgtgctgtaatattcattccaactgatgataatcctgtgaaaatgagtcgtcccctgtcagttctggacaacacaacacctgagtcttccaatgtttggatgacatctttgaatgacaaatacaaagccagacctgaaacaccagagtatgaggagatgtgcatggcagactttgctgctacttgcaggattgtctatggccaacagaaaaaaggtaaagatgttttgccccttctcaatgagatggggtttgtgcaaaggcgcaaaaacaataagcctgctatcatcagatttcaccgctgctcacaagaaaaacatccagagcaatattacggaagactgcttaaactgtaccttcctcatcgttcagaccacgaactgaaaacaccatcGTTGCCAACCTATCAGGCTTTCTATGGTGCTGGCTGTGTACAGCTGCCAGGTACTGACCGTCTTGAGTACGTGCAACACattgtcaaaagaaacagagaaaaatatgagaaaaacagtgaggagatcgagagcgctgttgaggaatatgagcagaacagaggtgtgactgacgaatggtgtaatctggcacctgaatcagatctcgtaaggttgccacttgttgaacaagaaagagagcgagacaatgaaaatgaacaggaagatgtgcccgactacagccgtcaggctgatgcttcaacagaagtcagagccatcagggaacCCCCTGCTATTGATCCCACATTGTTACGTCAGATGTTTCAAAATCTGAATAAGAAGCAAGCCTGCATATTTTATGCAGTTAGAGACTGGTGCATTAAAAGAGTCTGTGCTCTAAAtccagagcagtttttcttttatattaatggtggtgctggaacaggaaaatcacatcttatcaaatgcatctactcagaagcatctaagatactgagcaaagtgcccagatatgcagacgacgttgacatatcaaaacccactgtcctgttaactgctttcactgggactgcagcttttaacatttctggaacaacactgcattctCTTCTCAAGCTCCCGAGAAGCTTAAAACCTCCCATTCAGGGACTTGgcaatcagctggatgaagtcagatcagaacttttgaatgctgaaataatcgtcattgacgaagtgtctatggtgtcaagacatctctttgcatatgtagatgcaagactcaaacagatcaaagggactcggagaccctttggaggcatgtcagtcattgctgtcggagacttctatcagctacccccagtgcgacagtctaaacctctctgtgtgcacGACCCGTCCGAGATCGACCTGTGGCAggagcattttcagatgatcactctgactgagattatgcgtcagaaagatgatgttgTCTTTGCTGAGATGCTGAACAGAATTCGTGTAAAAGGAAAGTTGGATGAGCTTTGCGAAGCAGATAGAGATTTGTTGTTACAGGCCATAACTGAACCAGCCCATTGTCCGACTGATGCattgcacatttttgcaactaataaagaagtggatgcacacaactcttcaacactggctctgctccacactcatatcattgacatccatgcagatgattatagaaaagatcctagaactggcagaatggcacttcaagacagaccgttgaaaggaggtaaaaacgagttaccagacacactgaaagttgcagaaggagctcgtgtcatgctcaccagaaacattgacatacaaaatggtttggttaatggagcttttggaaaactacttagagtagttcactctgaaaacgaccaacacatcatcaaacttggacttaaaatggataatgagacatctggaaagaataaccgcacaccagcagacgacatggtgtacattgagagagcagaggagaatctgaagcagaaaggagtggtacgaagacagttcccagtgaagctggcctttgcatgtacaatacataaggtacagggtatgacaactacatcagctgttgtctctcttaagagcatttttgagcccggcatggcctacgtagctgtcagtagagtgacgtctctcagtggactgtatcttcttgatatggaggagaaaaaaatattcaccaacCCAGAAATCACTGCAGCACTTGAGAACATGAGACAAGCCAACCTTGATGACATGATGCCTCTTCTACACGTGAGACAAACCCTCAGCAGGTCAGAGGTTTTCACCATTGTTCATCATAATACAGAGGGACTGCCAGctcacattaatgacatcaaaagtcaccatgaattgtgtctagcagatgttttgtgcctaacagaaacacacctgcggggctcttttgtcgcagagagtctccacttggaaaattacaatttgttcaaacgcaacagacacctgtcctacacaaactttccccagatggcaaacagaagtggtggtggagttgctgtttatgtgaaaagtgacattcaagtgcatgaaaaacagtacatccataatgtaactgaccttgaatttctggctttaaaggttgaagcaccagtcagtgctctgattgcagttgtatacagacctccagactacactctgaggccattcctgaaaaacctg
- the LOC112435298 gene encoding uncharacterized protein LOC112435298 isoform X1 yields the protein MRMFDKRVEALFRDLLLSPAEPLGKVIDYFYRVEFQHRGSPHIHCLLWVEGAPVFEEDDEQTVVDFINKYITAQLPDPHKQPELYKKVTEVQKHSKNHTKTCFRSLSSGCRFGFPKPPCNETMITRPSEDDALEVETAKNKLRPLNQLLNEPETASMSLEQLLERCKLTHAEYERYLNKMNMRSTIILKRDPKDSWINGYNPHLLEAWNSNIDISFVLDAFGAANYLMKYISKKEGGLSEYLKTVIENSHKDSVNECDEMRAVMQAYSKKREISAQECVARACGLHMKQCSRAVIFIPTDDNPVKMSRPLSVLDNTTPESSNVWMTSLNDKYKARPETPEYEEMCMADFAATCRIVYGQQKKGKDVLPLLNEMGFVQRRKNNKPAIIRFHRCSQEKHPEQYYGRLLKLYLPHRSDHELKTPSLPTYQAFYGAGCVQLPGTDRLEYVQHIVKRNREKYEKNSEEIESAVEEYEQNRGVTDEWCNLAPESDLVRLPLVEQERERDNENEQEDVPDYSRQADASTEVRAIREPPAIDPTLLRQMFQNLNKKQACIFYAVRDWCIKRVCALNPEQFFFYINGGAGTGKSHLIKCIYSEASKILSKVPRYADDVDISKPTVLLTAFTGTAAFNISGTTLHSLLKLPRSLKPPIQGLGNQLDEVRSELLNAEIIVIDEVSMVSRHLFAYVDARLKQIKGTRRPFGGMSVIAVGDFYQLPPVRQSKPLCVHDPSEIDLWQEHFQMITLTEIMRQKDDVVFAEMLNRIRVKGKLDELCEADRDLLLQAITEPAHCPTDALHIFATNKEVDAHNSSTLALLHTHIIDIHADDYRKDPRTGRMALQDRPLKGGKNELPDTLKVAEGARVMLTRNIDIQNGLVNGAFGKLLRVVHSENDQHIIKLGLKMDNETSGKNNRTPADDMVYIERAEENLKQKGVVRRQFPVKLAFACTIHKVQGMTTTSAVVSLKSIFEPGMAYVAVSRVTSLSGLYLLDMEEKKIFTNPEITAALENMRQANLDDMMPLLHVRQTLSRSEVFTIVHHNTEGLPAHINDIKSHHELCLADVLCLTETHLRGSFVAESLHLENYNLFKRNRHLSYTNFPQMANRSGGGVAVYVKSDIQVHEKQYIHNVTDLEFLALKVEAPVSALIAVVYRPPDYTLRPFLKNLLRHSGLNRLHSFCDRASKTPSLKPLMIEGLHICSSTTTGIQFITGCVCFLGPALSAHYLTYTPFCSLQTNYSGSYGQLAGMLLQENIPGDHHHCQTDCASSVQCQDPL from the coding sequence atgcgcatgtttgacaagagagttgaagcattattcagagatttactcttatctcccgcagagccacttggcaaagtcattgactacttttacagagttgagtttcagcacagaggaagcccacacatacactgtctcctgtgggtagaaggtgctcctgtgtttgaggaggatgatgagcaaactgttgttgattttataaacaaatacatcacagctcagctgcctgatccacataaacaacccgaactgtacaaaaaagtaacagaagtgcaaaaacacagtaagaaccacacaaagacgtgctttaggagtttaagctccgggtgccgttttggttttcccaaaccaccctgcaatgagacaatgatcacaagacccagtgaggatgatgcactggaagtagaaacggcaaagaacaagctcagaccactgaaccagctgctgaatgaacctgaaactgcttccatgagtttagagcagctcttggaaagatgcaagttgacacatgcagaatatgagagatacctgaataaaatgaacatgaggagtacgatcatactaaagcgtgatccaaaagactcttggataaatggctataatccacatctgcttgaagcctggaacagtaatatcgacataagctttgttttagatgctttcggcgctgcaaattatttaatgaaatatatatcaaaaaaagagggcgggctatctgagtacctgaaaactgtcattgagaactcccataaggacagtgtaaatgagtgcgatgaaatgagagccgtcatgcaggcatattcaaagaagcgagagatcagtgcacaggagtgtgttgctcgtgcatgtggtcttcacatgaagcaatgttcacgtgctgtaatattcattccaactgatgataatcctgtgaaaatgagtcgtcccctgtcagttctggacaacacaacacctgagtcttccaatgtttggatgacatctttgaatgacaaatacaaagccagacctgaaacaccagagtatgaggagatgtgcatggcagactttgctgctacttgcaggattgtctatggccaacagaaaaaaggtaaagatgttttgccccttctcaatgagatggggtttgtgcaaaggcgcaaaaacaataagcctgctatcatcagatttcaccgctgctcacaagaaaaacatccagagcaatattacggaagactgcttaaactgtaccttcctcatcgttcagaccacgaactgaaaacaccatcGTTGCCAACCTATCAGGCTTTCTATGGTGCTGGCTGTGTACAGCTGCCAGGTACTGACCGTCTTGAGTACGTGCAACACattgtcaaaagaaacagagaaaaatatgagaaaaacagtgaggagatcgagagcgctgttgaggaatatgagcagaacagaggtgtgactgacgaatggtgtaatctggcacctgaatcagatctcgtaaggttgccacttgttgaacaagaaagagagcgagacaatgaaaatgaacaggaagatgtgcccgactacagccgtcaggctgatgcttcaacagaagtcagagccatcagggaacCCCCTGCTATTGATCCCACATTGTTACGTCAGATGTTTCAAAATCTGAATAAGAAGCAAGCCTGCATATTTTATGCAGTTAGAGACTGGTGCATTAAAAGAGTCTGTGCTCTAAAtccagagcagtttttcttttatattaatggtggtgctggaacaggaaaatcacatcttatcaaatgcatctactcagaagcatctaagatactgagcaaagtgcccagatatgcagacgacgttgacatatcaaaacccactgtcctgttaactgctttcactgggactgcagcttttaacatttctggaacaacactgcattctCTTCTCAAGCTCCCGAGAAGCTTAAAACCTCCCATTCAGGGACTTGgcaatcagctggatgaagtcagatcagaacttttgaatgctgaaataatcgtcattgacgaagtgtctatggtgtcaagacatctctttgcatatgtagatgcaagactcaaacagatcaaagggactcggagaccctttggaggcatgtcagtcattgctgtcggagacttctatcagctacccccagtgcgacagtctaaacctctctgtgtgcacGACCCGTCCGAGATCGACCTGTGGCAggagcattttcagatgatcactctgactgagattatgcgtcagaaagatgatgttgTCTTTGCTGAGATGCTGAACAGAATTCGTGTAAAAGGAAAGTTGGATGAGCTTTGCGAAGCAGATAGAGATTTGTTGTTACAGGCCATAACTGAACCAGCCCATTGTCCGACTGATGCattgcacatttttgcaactaataaagaagtggatgcacacaactcttcaacactggctctgctccacactcatatcattgacatccatgcagatgattatagaaaagatcctagaactggcagaatggcacttcaagacagaccgttgaaaggaggtaaaaacgagttaccagacacactgaaagttgcagaaggagctcgtgtcatgctcaccagaaacattgacatacaaaatggtttggttaatggagcttttggaaaactacttagagtagttcactctgaaaacgaccaacacatcatcaaacttggacttaaaatggataatgagacatctggaaagaataaccgcacaccagcagacgacatggtgtacattgagagagcagaggagaatctgaagcagaaaggagtggtacgaagacagttcccagtgaagctggcctttgcatgtacaatacataaggtacagggtatgacaactacatcagctgttgtctctcttaagagcatttttgagcccggcatggcctacgtagctgtcagtagagtgacgtctctcagtggactgtatcttcttgatatggaggagaaaaaaatattcaccaacCCAGAAATCACTGCAGCACTTGAGAACATGAGACAAGCCAACCTTGATGACATGATGCCTCTTCTACACGTGAGACAAACCCTCAGCAGGTCAGAGGTTTTCACCATTGTTCATCATAATACAGAGGGACTGCCAGctcacattaatgacatcaaaagtcaccatgaattgtgtctagcagatgttttgtgcctaacagaaacacacctgcggggctcttttgtcgcagagagtctccacttggaaaattacaatttgttcaaacgcaacagacacctgtcctacacaaactttccccagatggcaaacagaagtggtggtggagttgctgtttatgtgaaaagtgacattcaagtgcatgaaaaacagtacatccataatgtaactgaccttgaatttctggctttaaaggttgaagcaccagtcagtgctctgattgcagttgtatacagacctccagactacactctgaggccattcctgaaaaacctg